The Pseudochaenichthys georgianus chromosome 24, fPseGeo1.2, whole genome shotgun sequence genome includes a region encoding these proteins:
- the smim8 gene encoding small integral membrane protein 8 codes for MSDKEAGMGKESPGEKGYRTPGLRGTQTTTMFRVFNPELFIKPNKPVMAFGLVSITLCVGYLGYMHAMKDNDQQLYEVIDSEGEKYMRRKTSKWD; via the exons ATGTCGGATAAAGAAGCCGGTATGGGGAAGGAGAGTCCCGGGGAGAAGGGTTACAGGACCCCCGGGCTGAGGGGCACGCAGACCACCACCATGTTCCGAGTCTTCAACCCCGAACTGTTCATCAAGCCG AACAAACCGGTGATGGCGTTTGGACTGGTGAGCATCACGCTGTGTGTGGGGTACCTGGGATACATGCACGCCATGAAGGACAACGACCAGCAGCTGTACGAGGTCATCGACAGCGAGGGAGAGAAGTACATGAGGAGGAAGACTTCCAAATGGGACTGA
- the ddx51 gene encoding ATP-dependent RNA helicase DDX51 isoform X2, producing MSLFVVNRYLGEEENGSISKESRSQALLAKLQQKAKEKQRQSLTEETQKPPKERTQKDVKKKRKADKDSSQEPEHNKKRKSEAAAVIVSEKDNHDEPVEEEEKKKKKKNQTSANEKRKKKKDQSVKSLPDTRVTGRAGLEETAGGEEKTETENIAPEQTAEKTPAPTGFTVLGGFDNKPVQKVHRVLPQWLAQPDVIHRDIKGHLVNISEIHGLSALLVKKLQNSGIQNFFPVQAEVIPAVLESAQQGLLIGRGGYKPRDICVSAPTGSGKTLAFVIPVIQVLMERVVCEVRALAVLPTKELAQQVCKVFASYAEGTSLKVVMLAGQKSFAAEQSCLSELRGGMRRSLADIVVATPGRLVDHINKNSGFSLEHLRFLIIDEADRMIDSMHQSWLSQVVKAVYRPGSGQEAMSIFRRAEPAHVTAASLSPPQMPLQKLLFSATLTQNPEKLQQLGLHQPRLFSSIHSQSSTISTPGSTADPPHTQGCFNFPEGLTEYYVPCTLSKKPLLILHFILRMKLRPILCFTNSREAAHRLFLLVQLFGGVQAAEFSSRLSPADRKKTLKEFEQGKIQLMISTDAAARGIDINGVKCVVNYDAPQYIRTYIHRIGRTARAGKTGLAFTFLLGVQEKNFLQMVVEAGTPGIQKQIVKPESLKGMEARYEQTLQELANVIKDEKTR from the exons ATGTCTCTGTTTGTTGTAAACAG GTATCTTGGAGAGGAGGAAAATGGGAGCATCTCGAAGGAGTCTCGCTCTCAGGCGTTACTGGCTAAGCTGCAACAGAAGGCCAAAGAGAAGCAGAGACAGAGTTTGACGGAAGAAACACAAAAGCCACCTAAAGAACGGACGCAAAAGGAtgtcaaaaagaaaagaaaagctgACAAGGACAGCAGTCAGGAGCCCGAACACAACAAGAAACGGAAATCTGAAGCAGCAGCTGTTATTGTCTCAGAGAAGGATAACCACGACGAGCCGgtcgaggaggaggagaagaagaagaagaagaagaatcagACGAGTGCAAATGAGAagcggaagaagaagaaggatcaGTCAG TGAAAAGTCTTCCTGACACTCGTGTGACTGGAAGAGCAGGACTGGAGGAAACAGCAGGAGGAGAAGAGAAGACGGAGACAGAAAACATCGCACCAGAACAAACCGCGGAAAAGACTCCTGCTCCAACCGGGTTCACGGTCCTGGGAGGATTTGACAACAAACCTGTCCAAAAG gtgcacAGAGTGCTCCCTCAGTGGCTGGCTCAGCCGGATGTGATCCACAGAGACATTAAAGGGCACCTGGTGAACATCTCCGAGATCCACGGACTCTCCGCTCTGCTCGTGAAGAAACTTCAGAATAGTGGAATCCAGAACTTTTTCCCAG TGCAGGCAGAGGTGATCCCGGCCGTCCTGGAGAGCGCTCAGCAGGGGCTTCTGATTGGACGAGGGGGCTACAAGCCCAGAGACATCTGTGTGTCTGCTCCTACAGGCAGCGGCAAGACGCTGGCGTTCGTCATACCTGTCATCCAG GTTCTGATGGAGCGGGTGGTGTGTGAAGTCCGTGCTCTGGCCGTGTTGCCGACCAAAGAGCTCGCCCAGCAG GTGTGCAAAGTGTTTGCGTCGTACGCTGAGGGGACCTCTCTGAAGGTGGTGATGCTGGCCGGACAGAAGTCCTTCGCTGCAGAGCAGAGCTGCCTGTCGGAGCTCAG GGGGGGCATGAGACGCAGTTTAGCGGACATTGTTGTGGCCACTCCAGGTCGGCTGGTCGATCACATCAACAAGAATTCAGGCTTCAGTCTGGAACACCTCAGGTTTCTA ATTATAGACGAGGCCGACAGGATGATTGACAGCATGCACCAGTCGTGGCTCAGCCAGGTGGTGAAGGCGGTGTACAGACCAGGAAGTGGACAGGAAGCCATGTCCATCTTCAGGAGGGCGGAGCCAGCACATGTGACAGCAGCCAG tcTGTCCCCCCCCCAGATGCCGCTGCAGAAGCTGCTATTCTCTGCCACACTCACACAGAACCCAGAGAAGCTGCAACAGCTGGGCCTCCACCAGCCCCGACTTTTCAGCTCCATCCACAGCCAGTCCAGCACTATCAGCACCCCCGGCAGCACGGcagaccccccccacacacagggCTGCTTCAACTTCCCCGAAGGTCTCACG GAGTACTACGTTCCCTGTACGTTAAGCAAGAAGCCTCTTCTCATCCTCCACTTCATCCTGCGCATGAAGCTCCGCCCCATCCTCTGCTTCACCAACTCCAGGGAGGCAGCACACAG GCTGTTCCTGCTGGTGCAGCTCTTTGGTGGCGTTCAGGCGGCCGAGTTCTCCTCCAGACTGTCTCCTGCTGACAGGAAGAAGACGCTGAAGGAGTTTGAACAAGGAAAGATCCAACT GATGATCAGCACAGACGCAGCCGCCAGAGGCATCGACATCAACGGGGTCAAATGTGTGGTGAACTATGACGCACCGCAGTACATCCGGACATACATCCACAG GATTGGAAGGACAGCCAGAGCAGGGAAAACGGGCCTGGCCTTCACCTTCCTGCTGGGAGTACAG GAGAAGAACTTCCTGCAGATGGTGGTGGAGGCAGGAACGCCCGGGATTCAGAAGCAGATCGTCAAACCAGAGAGCCTGAAGGGGATGGAGGCGCGCTACGAACAGACGCTGCAGGAGCTGGCCAACGTCATCAAG GATGAGAAAACCAGATAA
- the ddx51 gene encoding ATP-dependent RNA helicase DDX51 isoform X1: MSLFVVNRYLGEEENGSISKESRSQALLAKLQQKAKEKQRQSLTEETQKPPKERTQKDVKKKRKADKDSSQEPEHNKKRKSEAAAVIVSEKDNHDEPVEEEEKKKKKKNQTSANEKRKKKKDQSGISVKSLPDTRVTGRAGLEETAGGEEKTETENIAPEQTAEKTPAPTGFTVLGGFDNKPVQKVHRVLPQWLAQPDVIHRDIKGHLVNISEIHGLSALLVKKLQNSGIQNFFPVQAEVIPAVLESAQQGLLIGRGGYKPRDICVSAPTGSGKTLAFVIPVIQVLMERVVCEVRALAVLPTKELAQQVCKVFASYAEGTSLKVVMLAGQKSFAAEQSCLSELRGGMRRSLADIVVATPGRLVDHINKNSGFSLEHLRFLIIDEADRMIDSMHQSWLSQVVKAVYRPGSGQEAMSIFRRAEPAHVTAASLSPPQMPLQKLLFSATLTQNPEKLQQLGLHQPRLFSSIHSQSSTISTPGSTADPPHTQGCFNFPEGLTEYYVPCTLSKKPLLILHFILRMKLRPILCFTNSREAAHRLFLLVQLFGGVQAAEFSSRLSPADRKKTLKEFEQGKIQLMISTDAAARGIDINGVKCVVNYDAPQYIRTYIHRIGRTARAGKTGLAFTFLLGVQEKNFLQMVVEAGTPGIQKQIVKPESLKGMEARYEQTLQELANVIKDEKTR; this comes from the exons ATGTCTCTGTTTGTTGTAAACAG GTATCTTGGAGAGGAGGAAAATGGGAGCATCTCGAAGGAGTCTCGCTCTCAGGCGTTACTGGCTAAGCTGCAACAGAAGGCCAAAGAGAAGCAGAGACAGAGTTTGACGGAAGAAACACAAAAGCCACCTAAAGAACGGACGCAAAAGGAtgtcaaaaagaaaagaaaagctgACAAGGACAGCAGTCAGGAGCCCGAACACAACAAGAAACGGAAATCTGAAGCAGCAGCTGTTATTGTCTCAGAGAAGGATAACCACGACGAGCCGgtcgaggaggaggagaagaagaagaagaagaagaatcagACGAGTGCAAATGAGAagcggaagaagaagaaggatcaGTCAG GCATTTCAGTGAAAAGTCTTCCTGACACTCGTGTGACTGGAAGAGCAGGACTGGAGGAAACAGCAGGAGGAGAAGAGAAGACGGAGACAGAAAACATCGCACCAGAACAAACCGCGGAAAAGACTCCTGCTCCAACCGGGTTCACGGTCCTGGGAGGATTTGACAACAAACCTGTCCAAAAG gtgcacAGAGTGCTCCCTCAGTGGCTGGCTCAGCCGGATGTGATCCACAGAGACATTAAAGGGCACCTGGTGAACATCTCCGAGATCCACGGACTCTCCGCTCTGCTCGTGAAGAAACTTCAGAATAGTGGAATCCAGAACTTTTTCCCAG TGCAGGCAGAGGTGATCCCGGCCGTCCTGGAGAGCGCTCAGCAGGGGCTTCTGATTGGACGAGGGGGCTACAAGCCCAGAGACATCTGTGTGTCTGCTCCTACAGGCAGCGGCAAGACGCTGGCGTTCGTCATACCTGTCATCCAG GTTCTGATGGAGCGGGTGGTGTGTGAAGTCCGTGCTCTGGCCGTGTTGCCGACCAAAGAGCTCGCCCAGCAG GTGTGCAAAGTGTTTGCGTCGTACGCTGAGGGGACCTCTCTGAAGGTGGTGATGCTGGCCGGACAGAAGTCCTTCGCTGCAGAGCAGAGCTGCCTGTCGGAGCTCAG GGGGGGCATGAGACGCAGTTTAGCGGACATTGTTGTGGCCACTCCAGGTCGGCTGGTCGATCACATCAACAAGAATTCAGGCTTCAGTCTGGAACACCTCAGGTTTCTA ATTATAGACGAGGCCGACAGGATGATTGACAGCATGCACCAGTCGTGGCTCAGCCAGGTGGTGAAGGCGGTGTACAGACCAGGAAGTGGACAGGAAGCCATGTCCATCTTCAGGAGGGCGGAGCCAGCACATGTGACAGCAGCCAG tcTGTCCCCCCCCCAGATGCCGCTGCAGAAGCTGCTATTCTCTGCCACACTCACACAGAACCCAGAGAAGCTGCAACAGCTGGGCCTCCACCAGCCCCGACTTTTCAGCTCCATCCACAGCCAGTCCAGCACTATCAGCACCCCCGGCAGCACGGcagaccccccccacacacagggCTGCTTCAACTTCCCCGAAGGTCTCACG GAGTACTACGTTCCCTGTACGTTAAGCAAGAAGCCTCTTCTCATCCTCCACTTCATCCTGCGCATGAAGCTCCGCCCCATCCTCTGCTTCACCAACTCCAGGGAGGCAGCACACAG GCTGTTCCTGCTGGTGCAGCTCTTTGGTGGCGTTCAGGCGGCCGAGTTCTCCTCCAGACTGTCTCCTGCTGACAGGAAGAAGACGCTGAAGGAGTTTGAACAAGGAAAGATCCAACT GATGATCAGCACAGACGCAGCCGCCAGAGGCATCGACATCAACGGGGTCAAATGTGTGGTGAACTATGACGCACCGCAGTACATCCGGACATACATCCACAG GATTGGAAGGACAGCCAGAGCAGGGAAAACGGGCCTGGCCTTCACCTTCCTGCTGGGAGTACAG GAGAAGAACTTCCTGCAGATGGTGGTGGAGGCAGGAACGCCCGGGATTCAGAAGCAGATCGTCAAACCAGAGAGCCTGAAGGGGATGGAGGCGCGCTACGAACAGACGCTGCAGGAGCTGGCCAACGTCATCAAG GATGAGAAAACCAGATAA